DNA sequence from the Coffea arabica cultivar ET-39 chromosome 11c, Coffea Arabica ET-39 HiFi, whole genome shotgun sequence genome:
GATTACCATATTCGTAAAGTTGTTTCACAGTGGCATCAGGTAGAATATAttagtggatttttttttaactaggTCAAACAAGAAAGTTTTATCACCTATAAAGCAATGAGTAGCACCTGTGTCTAGTAACCAAGTGTAGCAAGAGGACGAGGAATTTGGAGTTTAGGGATGGGTTATGTTACCAGCAAAATTAATTGAGCCAAAGCCAGAGTTTTTGTCACCATTCAACAATGACAAAAGTTGCTCATACTGTGCAGCTATCAAATCACTAACTGAAGTAGTGGAAATTGAAGAATTTGTTGTATTATCCGAGCACACATTTGCAGTGGTGGGATTTTTCCTTGAAGACTGCCAATTATTCGAATACCCTATAAGCTCCCAACACCTATCTATTGTATGACCAGCTTATTACAATGATAACATCATAATTTGGGCTATTTCGAAGATTGATTTCCACTCTGATGTGGTTGGCCTTGCGTCGTCGAACTTGAAGCATCTCAGAACTGTATTGAGATGGTTGCTGTCTAACAAAACTAGATCATGGTTGCTGCTGCTGTTATTGAACATAGAAAGCTCCTGCCCCATCAGAATCTTGTGGACCAAGAAGACTCAGTTGTTTCTCTTCCATCTTAACCATGTTGAATATACGATTAAGTGAAGGAAGAGGCTCAATTGCCAATATTTGAGATCCAATCCCATCAAAAATTGGTGTGAGCGCTCTTTATCCCTTTCAGTAGGCCATTCTTTCAATCCCCCATATGAGCAATTTGGAAGTTTTGAATAGGCAATCAACTCATCCCATAAGGCTTTAAGTTTGGAGTAAAAAGCGGCCACCAAAGCTGTTCCTTGAGTAGACAAAGCAATGTCCTTTCTTATGTCATAGATTCTGGGTTCATTGCTTTGACCAAAACGTTCTTCCAAATCCACCCAAAGTTCCCTAGCCAAGTCATGATAAGTGATCGAATAATGCAGATTTGGACTAAGTGAATTGATAAGCCAGGAAGAACTAGCCCATCACATTTACTCCAAAACAATGCTTCATGGCTTCCAACTTTCGGTTGCGGCAATTCTCTATTCACAAATGGgattttatttttgcttctcaaagaattcaaaatatttTGTTTCCACCATTGATAATTGTCACTGTCAAACAACGTTGGGACTAACGAAGCATTGGTGTAATCGGCAGAAGTCAAAAAATATGGAGAACTTGGATCACAAAAAAAATCACCAGTCGAGGAGTATCTTGGATTCTGTGATTTGATTTGCTCCGCCATTATTCCACGAACATaacaagaagaaacaaaaaaaatcaaaatatgaagAGAAGAGCAAGAAGGAtcattgctctgataccatgacaAAAGGTGGCAATCTTATTCATAGAAAAAACTAGTAAGTGCCATGTACAACTGAAAgtttatagaaaaataaatagcatACTTCTAGCCTAACGTACGTGCTGGAATACTACACTAATTCTATCATTATCATACAACTGGTTTTATATAGGAATACAAAAACTAATTCTATCTTAATCATATAGCTGTTACAAGAGATAACAAGGAATAAGGACGAGGTACGCTAACAGGTTTTTATGTTCTCGCATGAGTTGAGTGAGAAAACCCAACGGTGGATACAAGAAGCCGAGATTTTCGTAGGCACCATTTTTGGAATAGAGAAGTGTTTCTATGAGAAAATTTTTAGAGATCTGGGATTATCTGAGGATTCTGCTACTAACAGTTTTGTGCTCATAATAGAAGGGGTTGCTGCCGAGTTGCTCGACTTTCCAGACTCTCTATTAGCCAGTCACCGATTGCCCCAGTGACCAGATATTTTGTTGCCCTTATATCATGAACTAACCAATCTAATTCCACATCTGATAGCATATTTTGACCAAGATGCATGCCCAGCAAAAGCCATATGCAATTTTGCCGCTAAGATTACGCTCGACTGAAACAGCAAATGACAAAAAACCTTTCTGCTACAGAGAAACAAGTCGTGAACACGACAATATTTGACTCTACCATCTGACCTCCTTTTGGCAAATGTTATTGAGCTTCTTCCAATCAGATTTGTCAAGTAATCCTCCATAAGATCCTTCAAGGTCTTTGAACCTTTCTCCTGGATAAACCCTTTgaaggaaattaaaccaatctattttaatatttagtttcctaattctttttcgtgttttatttgtttagtttctaTATTAGATTAGGAAATCTAAAATCAGTTTCCAAGTAAGTTTTGGTTTACAATTTTATTTGTCTTAGGAAGTTTTAgaatttataaatattgtcaATCTAGTAAGTTATTACTTGGAAAGTTGAGTTGAATCTAGAGACTGGGTTTGAGATAAAGTCTCATagttgtaatttgtaagttATAGTGAGCGAAGGCTACGACTTAGTATTATTATTGTTGAGTTTTGAGTCaattaaattattgaaaatttATTGAGTATTTGTTCTCTTCCTCTTTCCACATATTTTTATGTGTCAAAATTACTTCCGCTCTGCGCGTTTTTTTTGGGCCTACAAGTGATATTAGAAGCTAGGCTTTAATCCTGGAGATTGTGGTTTGTTCATGAAATTAAAGTATGGATCCATATTATTTAACCACATTGTGGCATTTTTATCTTTGATGGTAAAAACTCTTTTGGAATTTGGAGTTGGATCATGAAAAGGTTTTTTTGACTTATTGGAATTTAGAATATTATCCAAAAAGGGTTCACGGAACCTATACGAGGCATATGAAATCATCAGGTGATGCAATCAAAGAGTTAGAGAGGAATAGACAGTTGGATTGTAAGGCATTCTACTATCTTAACACTCAACTGTAGCCGTATGTAGTGaataaattcatacatgcaATGATGGCAAaggaagcttgaaaatttttaataaattcttATTGTGGTCATggtgaaaaagaaatttgtgacaagaaaaaaaaaagaattttttgatgagtcaaaaaaagaagaaattgcagAAGTTATGGGTGCACATAAAGATGAGGAATTTCTTCAAAAGAAATTTTGCAAGTGGTTGATAAAGAAAGCGAAATTATTAGTGAAATTACTGATGTAATTGAAGATTATGGTAACGTAGAAATTGTTAATTTTGTCgggattgatgaattttttgaaatgaaaaatcaaatgataaactTGGTTAAAAACAATAGTGAGGCAGACAATTAGTTGAGTTTTATGGGGTAACTAAAACTAATGTGGTTATTGGTATGGACAAATCAAAACAAGTTCATGATAATGTTGAAATTTTTGGCAGTGAAACGTATGATTTCGTgatttcaagaaattttctcgATCGACATGGATGAATTGAACTATGGAGTATGCAATGAAGCATGGGTGAACATGTTTGACTTTTTGACAGAAGTGATCAAGCCAAGAAATTGTTCGAGAAATACAAGTTTTGTCAACTACCACACGTGAAGATGAAATTGAAGATCAATTGCAAGTTGGAGTTCCACATCATCTATACAGCAATTGAATTTTGCATGGAAATTTAAGCTTGTGATGGCATTGTAGATAGCAACATCAAGAGTTTAGAATAAGGGAGGCaatgaaggaaattaaaccaatCTATTTTAGTATCCTAATTCTTTTTGGTatcttatttgtttagtttctaTATTAGATTAGGAAATCTAAAATTAGTTTCTAAGTAAGTTTAGGTTTACAATTGTATTTGTTTTAGGAAGTTTTAGAATCTATAAAAATTGTCAGTCTACTAAGTTATTACTTGGAGTTGAGTTGAATCTAGAGAGTGGGTTTGAGAGAAAGTCCAATGGTTGTGATTTGAAAGTTGTCCTGAGCGAAGACTACGActtaatattattattgttgacTTTTGACTCAATTAAACTATTGAGAATTTGTTAAATATTTGTTCTCCTCGTCTTTCCACATATTTTTATGTGTCAAAATTACTTCCGCTGTCCGCATTTTTTTTGTGCCAACACCCTTCCACCATCCATAGCCATGTGAAATTTGAATTGGAATCTCCTTGTCTTCTTGAAATACTACAAGGCAAAGAAAGCATGCTTTGAGACAATCTGGCAAATTCTTGTAACTCAGTTCTAAGATTTGCATGCATCGTGTCTGAGGATCACTGGTAATGAGTGGATTCAAACTACGCGCAATTTGTTTCCATGATTCTCATGTTTCTCCCTTTAAGGAGACCTGCAATTGCAACAAATGAAAGAGGCAGCCCTTGGCAGTTCCTGGCATTGGCCTTCTTGACTTCCCATAGTTCCTCAGAGCAGCATTGTTTAGGAAATATCTTCATTCATTGTAACTCCCACGCATCATCATCAGAGAGTGGACGAAGATTAAAAAGATTACTTTCTAGAGTGACTTTGAAAACCATACCAGAGAGACTACTGGTTATCAAAATTGTACTTCCATTTTGGTCATTTGGGAAAGAGCTCTGTAAGTCATCCCATGCCCCAATATCCCACATGTCATCCATAATGATAAGGTACCGATTTCTCCCCAAGCTTTGACACAATAGCAattccaaatcttcatgttccaTTGAATGGATATTATCAACAAGCTCAATAATGTGGCTCAAAATTTCAAGCAAGAGGTCTCTTTTGGTGTATACTTGTGAAACATAACACCATGCACGAGTATGGAAGTACCCGACAATTTCAGGGTCATCATACACTTTGTTAGCCAAAGTTGTTTTACCGATTCTAGGCATTCCAACAATGGAGATAGCATCTCTATGCAGTGATCCTCTTGTAAGTCGATTAACTATTTGCCTTCTGCTGATCATTGAGAATCACCACATCGTCACCAGTTCCAGTGGCTCTAGTCTATGGAATCTCGTGCCTTGTAGTCTGGACAGCATTCTAGACTCCCACATCAAAGGCCTTGCTTTGAAATGTTTTGACCTGAATCTTAATGAGTCTGTTCTCTTCTGAGATGTGAAAAAGCCACAGAAATTGGTTCCACTAATCACCATTTTTGACTGCCGACGAATCAATGACAGACTCTGCCTCATATGCCACATGAATAAGACGTGTACAAAGTTCCTTCAATCCTTGATTCTCTATGTCCTTCTCTATGAAATCTATTAAATAAGATaccaagaattcaaaatcattaCTACTCCCTCCGTTCCATAGAAGTGTCATATTTTCCTTTTCGGTCCGTCCCAAAAATTAGTGTTACTTGCCAATAATGGCAATAAAAACTTTCACCGATTTCCATTGATGCCCTTAAATCTTACAAGAAGATTATTATATTTTAGTGGGCCCCAATGTTCACCTATGAAATAGAGAATTTTCATTTGATGGTACGTGAGTGTCACGTTAGAACTAGCATGATTCGTGCATTGCACTTTCACCAAAGGAGCTTGAATACATATTATAGGTATGGGCCCCACAATCTTATCACAACTCTATCCTACCTTGAATGGAGCAACACATCAGGCTACATAGCTAATTCAAGCA
Encoded proteins:
- the LOC113715819 gene encoding putative late blight resistance protein homolog R1A-3, with the protein product MISRRQIVNRLTRGSLHRDAISIVGMPRIGKTTLANKVYDDPEIVGYFHTRAWCYVSQVYTKRDLLLEILSHIIELVDNIHSMEHEDLELLLCQSLGRNRYLIIMDDMWDIGAWDDLQSSFPNDQNGSTILITSSLSGMVFKVTLESNLFNLRPLSDDDAWELQ